From Dasypus novemcinctus isolate mDasNov1 chromosome 11, mDasNov1.1.hap2, whole genome shotgun sequence, one genomic window encodes:
- the HCRTR2 gene encoding orexin receptor type 2 isoform X1 translates to MRTVTNYFIVNLSLADVLVTITCLPATLVVDITETWFFGQSLCKVIPYLQTVSVSVSVLTLSCIALDRWYAICHPLMFKSTAKRARNSIVVIWIVSCIIMIPQAIVMECSTMLPGLANKTTLFTVCDERWGGEIYPKMYHICFFLVTYMAPLCLMVLAYLQIFRKLWCRQIPGTSSVVQRKWKALQPVSQSRGPGPQTKSRISAVAAEIKQIRARRKTARMLMVVLLVFAICYLPISILNVLKRVFGMFTHTEDRETVYAWFTFSHWLVYANSAANPIIYNFLSGKFREEFKAAFSCCCLGVHHRQEERLARGRTSTESRKSLTTQISNFDNVSKLSEQVVLTSITTLPAANGAGPLHSWYLQQAPPSSLLSTWLEV, encoded by the exons ATGAGGACAGTGACCAACTACTTCATAGTCAACCTTTCTCTTGCTGACGTGCTTGTGACCATTACCTGCCTTCCGGCCACACTGGTCGTGGATATTACTGAGACCTGGTTCTTTGGACAGTCCCTCTGTAAAGTGATTCCTTACTTACAG ACCGTGTCAGTCTCGGTGTCTGTCCTCACACTGAGCTGCATTGCCTTGGATCGATGGTATGCGATCTGCCACCCTTTGATGTTTAAGAGCACAGCTAAGAGGGCCAGGAACAGCATTGTCGTCATCTGGATTGTCTCCTGCATTATAATGATTCCTCAGGCCATCGTTATGGAGTGTAGCACCATGCTCCCCGGCTTAGCCAATAAAACCACTCTCTTTACAGTGTGTGATGAGCGCTGGGGCG GCGAAATATACCCCAAGATGTACCACATCTGTTTCTTTCTGGTGACATACATGGCACCACTTTGTCTTATGGTGTTGGCCTATCTGCAAATATTTCGTAAACTGTGGTGCCGGCAG ATTCCTGGAACATCATCTGTAGTTCAGAGAAAATGGAAGGCCCTGCAGCCTGTTTCGCAGTCTCGAGGGCCAGGACCGCAGACCAAGTCCCGGATTAGCGCTGTAGCCGCTGAAATAAAGCAGATCCGAGCCAGACGGAAAACAGCCCGGATGCTGATGgttgtgcttttggtgtttgCCATTTGTTATCTCCCAATTAGCATCCTTAATGTGCTAAAGAG GGTGTTTGGGATGTTTACCCACACGGAAGACAGAGAGACTGTATACGCCTGGTTTACATTTTCACACTGGCTGGTATATGCCAATAGTGCTGCGAACcccattatttataattttctcagTG GAAAATTTCGAGAAGaatttaaagctgcattttcttgctGTTGCCTTGGAGTTCACCATCGCCAGGAGGAACGACTCGCCAGGGGACGAACAAGCACAGAGAGCCGGAAGTCCCTTACCACCCAGATCAGCAACTTTGATAACGTATCAAAACTCTCAGAGCAGGTGGTGCTCACCAGCATAACCACACTCCCAGCCGCCAACGGAGCGGGGCCGCTTCACAGCTG GTACCTACAACAGGCACCGCCATCATCACTGCTGTCAACTTGGTTGGAAGTCTGA